One Thermococcus sp. EP1 DNA window includes the following coding sequences:
- a CDS encoding mRNA surveillance protein pelota has translation MKIIHQDLKEGKIKVKVETLDDLWHLYHIIDENDIVYAKTLRKQSQRSDSLRPEKVQAIPVFLGIKVEKINFHKFANALRITGPIIYSSREEVPLGKYHTIAVEENNTITIQKERWKKHHIERLEEAVKASQRARVMIVVIDEGEADIAVVREYGVETIANIVHNLGGKRYNADRESEEKKFFHDLAKTIMEIMKRENVEKTIVAGPGFTKENFYKFISENYPELAKKVVIEDTSVTGRTGIYEVIRRGTVDKVYHENRVAREIQLVEKVIEEIAKNGLVAYGLGEVEEAANYGAIETLLVLDELLKDELKERIEEIMEFVRGTRGNVVIVSSEHEGGEKLKALGGIAALLRYKIK, from the coding sequence GTGAAGATAATTCATCAAGATCTTAAAGAGGGTAAAATCAAGGTGAAGGTTGAGACTCTTGATGATCTCTGGCACCTTTATCATATTATTGATGAGAATGATATTGTTTATGCCAAAACTCTCAGGAAGCAAAGCCAGAGAAGTGACTCTTTAAGGCCAGAAAAGGTTCAGGCGATTCCAGTATTTTTAGGAATAAAGGTCGAAAAAATAAACTTTCATAAGTTTGCCAATGCTCTAAGAATAACTGGTCCCATAATTTACAGTTCGAGAGAGGAAGTACCTCTTGGAAAGTACCACACAATAGCGGTTGAGGAGAACAATACGATCACAATTCAGAAAGAGAGATGGAAAAAACACCATATAGAACGCTTAGAGGAAGCAGTAAAAGCTTCTCAAAGGGCACGAGTCATGATTGTTGTGATTGATGAAGGAGAAGCAGATATAGCAGTTGTTAGAGAATACGGCGTTGAGACAATAGCAAATATAGTTCATAACCTTGGAGGAAAGAGGTATAATGCTGATAGAGAGAGTGAAGAAAAGAAATTTTTCCATGATCTGGCAAAAACCATAATGGAGATAATGAAAAGGGAAAATGTGGAAAAGACTATTGTGGCTGGGCCAGGCTTTACAAAAGAAAACTTTTACAAGTTTATAAGTGAGAATTACCCAGAACTGGCAAAAAAAGTTGTTATAGAAGATACAAGTGTTACTGGAAGAACCGGAATCTACGAAGTAATTAGAAGAGGGACGGTAGATAAAGTTTATCATGAGAATAGAGTTGCTAGAGAAATTCAGCTTGTAGAGAAAGTGATCGAGGAAATAGCAAAGAATGGTCTTGTTGCATATGGTCTAGGAGAAGTTGAAGAAGCAGCTAACTATGGGGCTATAGAGACACTTCTTGTTCTGGATGAACTCTTAAAAGACGAACTTAAGGAAAGGATAGAAGAAATAATGGAATTTGTGAGGGGGACAAGAGGGAATGTAGTAATAGTGAGCTCTGAACATGAGGGCGGAGAGAAGCTCAAGGCTTTGGGAGGGATTGCTGCGTTATTGAGGTATAAAATAAAGTAA
- a CDS encoding AIR synthase family protein has translation MLPLGKIRSEVLKEIVLKNLPLDDTKIIYGPREGFDSAVLEYDDDSYLVIATDPILGVPKEKFGFFTYHFASSDVAVFGADPRWIIVDLLLPPKTTKEDLTLIMKTLKDECNKYNTSILGGHTGVYNTIKEITATTTAMGLVKKNELKLPLAKAGDDIIITKGIAIEFAVGVAWFKTDELRKILSPSEINTLKEMYRLETVIPDALVARKFARGMHDATEGGLTALHEIANNSGVGFKVYYERVYIPSLVKKVVNHYKVDPLTLSSTGTLIIISPKEKTKTLIEELHRHGIKAFRIGKFTESKERILIKRGKEEEFPEFESDAYAEIY, from the coding sequence ATGCTCCCACTTGGCAAAATTAGGAGTGAGGTCCTTAAGGAAATAGTCCTCAAAAACCTACCTTTAGACGATACAAAAATCATCTATGGGCCAAGAGAAGGATTCGATTCCGCTGTTCTAGAATATGACGACGATAGTTACCTTGTTATTGCCACAGATCCCATTCTGGGAGTCCCCAAAGAGAAATTCGGCTTTTTTACTTACCATTTTGCATCAAGCGATGTGGCCGTCTTTGGAGCAGACCCAAGATGGATAATAGTTGATCTTTTACTTCCCCCAAAAACTACAAAGGAAGATTTAACACTCATCATGAAAACACTAAAGGACGAGTGTAACAAATATAACACATCGATTCTTGGTGGCCATACTGGAGTTTACAATACCATCAAAGAGATAACCGCAACAACAACAGCCATGGGGTTAGTAAAGAAAAATGAACTAAAACTTCCATTAGCAAAGGCTGGAGACGATATCATCATTACAAAAGGTATTGCAATAGAATTTGCAGTTGGTGTCGCATGGTTCAAGACAGACGAGCTCAGAAAAATACTTTCTCCATCAGAAATAAATACTCTGAAGGAGATGTACAGACTCGAGACAGTAATTCCTGATGCCTTAGTAGCAAGAAAATTTGCCCGCGGTATGCATGATGCAACTGAAGGAGGATTGACGGCATTACATGAGATTGCCAATAATTCTGGGGTGGGATTTAAGGTTTATTATGAGAGGGTTTATATTCCATCACTCGTCAAAAAAGTAGTGAATCATTACAAAGTTGACCCATTAACGCTCTCCTCTACAGGTACATTGATAATAATTTCCCCAAAAGAGAAAACAAAGACTCTAATCGAAGAACTTCATAGACACGGAATTAAAGCCTTTAGAATTGGAAAGTTCACAGAAAGCAAGGAAAGAATACTCATTAAAAGAGGAAAAGAAGAAGAATTCCCAGAATTTGAGAGCGATGCATACGCTGAGATTTATTAG
- a CDS encoding methyltransferase domain-containing protein has product MEEIYFLTFREARRLLLLSGEVRVNLDLRKTNRTHTIVVKENKVIFPNGDEVEKSVLKKIAKDENTVYFIKDGHVYKAAIARNGFYKLVPTIPPTIEINGIRMHRTKDTNPLKDTRSKVDTVNPQEGDFVLDTCMGLGYTAIESAKRGAYVMTIEKDPNVIELAHLNPWSSELFSSQNIQVIQGDSFEIIRRFSDKTFDIVIHDPPRFSLAGHLYSEEFYKELFRVLKPKGRIFHYVGKPGGKYRRKDLQKGVMERLRKVGFIKVRRAEEALGVVAFKP; this is encoded by the coding sequence ATGGAGGAAATATACTTCCTTACCTTTAGAGAAGCCAGAAGGCTACTGCTCCTGAGTGGTGAAGTGAGAGTAAACTTAGACTTAAGAAAAACAAACAGAACTCACACGATTGTTGTTAAAGAAAACAAAGTAATATTTCCTAACGGAGATGAAGTTGAAAAGAGTGTTCTTAAAAAGATAGCAAAAGATGAAAACACTGTTTATTTCATAAAAGATGGACACGTATACAAGGCTGCAATAGCTCGCAATGGATTTTACAAACTAGTTCCAACAATTCCCCCCACAATAGAAATAAATGGAATTAGAATGCATCGTACCAAAGACACAAATCCACTAAAAGACACAAGAAGTAAAGTAGATACTGTAAATCCTCAAGAAGGAGATTTTGTTTTAGATACTTGTATGGGATTAGGATATACAGCTATAGAAAGTGCAAAACGTGGTGCCTATGTGATGACTATTGAAAAAGACCCCAATGTCATTGAACTGGCCCATTTAAACCCCTGGAGTTCAGAACTTTTTAGCTCCCAAAATATTCAAGTGATTCAAGGAGATTCATTTGAGATCATCCGAAGATTCAGCGATAAAACCTTTGACATAGTCATTCATGACCCTCCTAGATTTTCTCTAGCTGGACATCTTTACAGTGAGGAGTTCTATAAAGAACTGTTTAGAGTCCTGAAACCAAAAGGAAGGATTTTTCACTACGTAGGCAAGCCTGGAGGTAAGTACAGGCGAAAAGACTTGCAAAAAGGTGTCATGGAAAGACTAAGAAAAGTTGGATTTATAAAAGTGAGACGGGCTGAGGAAGCCCTAGGAGTTGTGGCTTTTAAGCCATAG
- a CDS encoding dipeptidase, translated as MIFDVHSDLPTYIYEERKKGRSAVLETEFSKFFSGHITSRVMAVWSRPEKRATALRYALEVINNLHTDIIESPSFVFVTNVTEMQEAIKDNKVALWLGLEGGEPIEDSLDLLEVFYNLGVRVLTLTWNLRNAIGDGVLERTKGGLTNFGVEVLGKAEELGILIDISHINENGFWDVIETTAFPVIASHSNAYSLCKHSRNLKDEQIKAIAERDGVIGINAIPSFIDPEVPTLNKMINHLKYIIDLVGYRYVGFGFDFVYYLGNQSGKRVKGFENESDIPKLIRALEDIFSKKEIEAIVFKNFERVFERVIG; from the coding sequence ATGATTTTTGATGTTCATTCAGATTTGCCTACTTATATTTATGAAGAACGAAAAAAGGGAAGAAGCGCTGTTCTAGAAACTGAATTCTCCAAATTTTTTAGTGGACATATAACCTCCAGAGTAATGGCCGTCTGGAGCAGGCCCGAAAAGAGAGCCACTGCACTCAGATATGCACTTGAGGTTATAAATAATCTACACACGGATATTATAGAAAGTCCAAGTTTTGTTTTCGTGACAAATGTCACTGAAATGCAAGAAGCAATTAAAGATAACAAAGTAGCACTTTGGCTAGGATTAGAAGGCGGAGAACCTATAGAAGACAGCCTAGACCTGCTTGAAGTCTTCTACAATTTGGGTGTACGGGTCCTAACACTCACCTGGAATCTTAGAAATGCCATTGGTGATGGTGTTCTTGAACGAACCAAAGGGGGACTCACAAACTTTGGAGTTGAAGTTTTAGGGAAAGCGGAAGAGCTTGGAATACTCATCGATATTAGCCACATTAATGAAAATGGCTTTTGGGATGTGATTGAAACAACAGCTTTTCCCGTTATAGCCTCTCATTCAAATGCATATTCCTTATGCAAACACTCAAGGAATTTAAAAGATGAACAGATAAAAGCAATAGCCGAAAGAGATGGAGTAATTGGGATTAATGCTATTCCAAGTTTTATAGACCCTGAAGTCCCAACGCTCAACAAAATGATAAACCACCTCAAATACATAATTGATTTGGTGGGGTATAGATATGTAGGCTTTGGATTCGATTTCGTTTACTACCTCGGAAACCAAAGTGGAAAACGAGTTAAGGGATTCGAAAATGAAAGTGATATCCCTAAATTAATAAGGGCCTTAGAAGATATTTTCAGCAAAAAGGAAATTGAAGCAATCGTATTCAAGAACTTTGAACGAGTTTTTGAGAGAGTTATTGGATGA
- a CDS encoding DUF531 domain-containing protein yields MLTLSLYNSYDPKKIHEAHLRAIARAAPICYAFNFHLALVGFPFEKKKPAEIAMEISENTTIGESGKYLLELAKSNKFHILEFPKSGFPPQFGNVVATTRKPDENKEISSHQLAQRALRGESFMLVVGLGRHGLPKEIFKLARYHLDITDGKRISLETCTAIGSIPTKIRTLMEALKWRKGIY; encoded by the coding sequence ATGCTCACTCTGTCATTATACAATTCATATGATCCAAAAAAGATTCATGAGGCCCATTTAAGGGCAATTGCTAGGGCAGCACCAATTTGTTATGCTTTTAATTTCCATCTTGCACTTGTAGGGTTCCCATTTGAGAAGAAAAAACCAGCGGAGATTGCTATGGAGATATCGGAAAATACTACAATAGGGGAAAGTGGTAAATATCTTCTGGAATTAGCAAAGAGTAATAAGTTTCACATTCTAGAATTCCCTAAATCAGGCTTTCCTCCGCAGTTTGGTAATGTGGTCGCGACCACGAGAAAACCAGATGAGAACAAAGAAATCTCCTCGCATCAACTTGCCCAACGAGCGCTTAGAGGAGAAAGCTTTATGTTAGTTGTAGGTCTCGGAAGACATGGTTTACCGAAGGAAATATTTAAGTTAGCTAGATATCATTTGGATATAACTGATGGAAAAAGAATCAGCCTAGAGACGTGTACTGCAATTGGCTCAATACCAACAAAAATTAGAACACTAATGGAGGCATTGAAATGGCGGAAAGGAATTTACTAG
- a CDS encoding signal peptidase I — MAERNLLGGWKADAAFLLISLVVVFMVHSGLKVALHTDSPLVIVISGSMEPTFYRGDVVLLKGVPSSEIKVGDVVVYRRPYTKYPIIHRVRKILEYNGKRCFVIQGDNNWVHDFYPLDINEFPYLKSYLPLAEGDVLPCIPEEAIESKALLVFPKIGYLPLIVREKLGLG, encoded by the coding sequence ATGGCGGAAAGGAATTTACTAGGTGGTTGGAAGGCCGATGCTGCGTTTTTGCTTATTAGTTTGGTGGTAGTCTTCATGGTGCATAGTGGGTTAAAGGTGGCGCTTCACACAGATTCGCCCTTAGTCATTGTAATAAGTGGTTCTATGGAACCAACTTTCTATAGAGGGGATGTGGTACTTCTTAAAGGAGTACCCTCTAGTGAAATAAAAGTAGGGGATGTGGTGGTCTATAGGCGTCCATATACAAAGTATCCAATAATTCACAGAGTTAGAAAGATTCTAGAGTACAATGGAAAAAGGTGTTTTGTTATACAGGGGGACAATAACTGGGTTCATGACTTTTATCCCCTTGATATTAATGAGTTCCCATATCTAAAGAGTTATCTTCCACTGGCTGAAGGTGACGTGCTTCCATGTATTCCGGAAGAGGCTATTGAATCAAAAGCTTTGTTAGTATTTCCGAAAATAGGATATCTTCCGTTAATCGTAAGGGAGAAGCTTGGTTTAGGATAA
- a CDS encoding biotin/lipoate A/B protein ligase family protein: MRFIPLIVAKPEIQMAMDEAILKARIEGKVEDTVRLYIFKPSSITIGRFQSVEYDVNLEKCKELGIPVVRRITGGGSVFHDQYGEITYSVIIREDFHESLKNVDESYRFLASPLVEVIKELGLDGRFSGLNDIVANGKKISGSAQTRKKGVILQHGTLMYATRLDILASVLKVSQKKLQDKGITSIWERVTTLEREGVKLSREEVYTLLKMKFFEKFPLKEDKLTDYELELVEELIEEKYGNEGWNFQR; encoded by the coding sequence ATGAGATTTATTCCTCTGATTGTTGCAAAGCCTGAGATTCAAATGGCTATGGATGAAGCTATATTAAAGGCAAGAATCGAGGGGAAAGTCGAAGATACTGTCAGGCTTTATATTTTCAAACCGAGTTCCATTACAATAGGTAGATTTCAAAGTGTTGAGTATGATGTAAACTTAGAAAAGTGCAAAGAGCTGGGGATTCCAGTGGTGAGGAGAATAACTGGTGGTGGGAGTGTTTTTCATGATCAATATGGAGAGATAACATATAGTGTTATTATAAGAGAAGACTTTCACGAGAGTTTAAAAAATGTTGATGAAAGTTATAGGTTCCTTGCAAGTCCACTTGTTGAGGTTATAAAGGAACTTGGTCTCGATGGCAGGTTTTCAGGTTTAAATGATATAGTTGCTAACGGAAAAAAGATAAGCGGGTCTGCTCAAACTAGGAAAAAAGGAGTTATTTTACAACATGGTACATTAATGTATGCTACACGTCTCGATATTCTTGCCTCGGTTCTTAAAGTCTCTCAAAAGAAACTTCAAGATAAAGGCATCACGAGTATATGGGAACGAGTCACAACATTAGAACGAGAGGGAGTCAAACTTTCTAGAGAGGAAGTTTATACCCTTTTGAAAATGAAGTTCTTTGAAAAGTTTCCTCTTAAGGAGGATAAGCTAACTGATTATGAATTGGAACTTGTGGAAGAGCTGATAGAAGAAAAGTATGGCAATGAGGGCTGGAATTTTCAAAGATAG
- a CDS encoding site-2 protease family protein, with protein MVDLITVVAVIIGFWGILYIIGKNYREEKEEGLQIDFFVALWRTKRFVDFIDQVGTKFRKFWKTYSTLAIGIGFIGMAYVFYTLFNLALQSLKTKTATPGVQLVIPGITIPLWYGLVGLIVVMFVHELSHGFVARAEGLPLKSVGLVLFFVIPGAFVEPDEEALNKASLLSRLRVYAAGSMGNIVAAFTALLLLSFVLTPIIQPAGVEISNLVPGGPAQNYLQKGDVIVSIDGQEIKAVEEFFDIMNKTTAGQMIEVEVLRNGNVLKFNISLGSHPDNPKKGYLGVYPAQYITSRIGFDTIILPISFSLYWIYILNLGIGLMNLFPIIPLDGGKMLDDILKSFLPSKVAKSITYLFVGIGLFLLAINLFPALRNLLG; from the coding sequence ATGGTGGATTTAATCACAGTGGTGGCAGTGATCATTGGTTTTTGGGGGATACTTTATATCATTGGGAAGAATTATCGAGAGGAAAAAGAAGAAGGTCTGCAAATTGATTTTTTTGTTGCTTTATGGAGAACCAAACGTTTTGTGGATTTTATAGATCAAGTGGGTACAAAATTTAGGAAGTTCTGGAAAACTTACTCTACCCTCGCTATAGGGATTGGTTTTATAGGAATGGCATATGTGTTCTATACTCTGTTTAACTTGGCTTTACAAAGTCTTAAGACGAAAACGGCCACTCCTGGTGTTCAGCTCGTGATTCCAGGGATTACCATCCCCTTGTGGTATGGATTGGTCGGTCTAATTGTAGTTATGTTTGTCCATGAGCTTAGTCACGGGTTTGTTGCAAGAGCAGAAGGATTACCATTAAAATCTGTGGGTCTTGTGCTCTTTTTTGTAATTCCTGGGGCATTTGTTGAACCTGATGAAGAAGCACTCAATAAGGCATCGTTATTGAGTCGATTACGGGTATATGCTGCTGGTTCAATGGGGAATATCGTGGCGGCTTTTACTGCACTCTTGCTGTTGAGTTTTGTCTTGACTCCTATTATACAACCTGCAGGAGTTGAGATCTCAAATTTAGTTCCGGGGGGCCCTGCTCAGAACTATTTACAAAAAGGAGATGTTATAGTTAGTATAGATGGGCAAGAAATCAAGGCTGTGGAAGAGTTTTTTGACATAATGAATAAAACAACCGCCGGTCAAATGATAGAAGTTGAAGTACTTAGAAATGGTAATGTGTTAAAATTCAATATTTCCCTCGGTTCACATCCAGATAATCCCAAGAAGGGATATTTAGGGGTTTATCCGGCCCAATACATAACTTCAAGGATAGGATTTGACACCATTATTCTTCCGATATCCTTCTCTCTGTACTGGATATACATACTTAACTTAGGTATAGGGTTAATGAACCTCTTTCCTATCATACCTTTAGATGGAGGAAAAATGTTGGATGATATTCTCAAGAGTTTCTTACCCTCGAAGGTAGCAAAGTCCATCACGTATCTTTTTGTGGGCATAGGACTGTTTCTATTGGCAATTAATCTATTTCCTGCTTTAAGAAACCTATTGGGGTGA
- a CDS encoding TIGR00725 family protein, producing MIQIAIAGSSDSQPLPKAVEKAKEFARELAKYKDRVVLLTGGRGGIMEIVSEEFTKLGGIVIGILPEKQEGNKFNTIRIKTGMDFVERSAIMLNSADVLVVLGGGIGTMVEALMAYDYSKPIVIIVDTGYASDRLELLAIDGYFDHKKLVKVKFTKSVKEAVKFAIELAK from the coding sequence ATGATCCAAATAGCAATAGCTGGTTCAAGTGATTCCCAACCACTCCCAAAAGCTGTTGAAAAGGCAAAAGAGTTTGCTAGGGAGCTGGCTAAGTATAAGGATCGTGTTGTTCTACTTACTGGTGGCAGAGGAGGAATAATGGAGATTGTGAGCGAAGAGTTTACAAAACTCGGAGGCATTGTGATAGGAATACTCCCTGAAAAACAGGAAGGGAACAAGTTTAACACAATTAGGATAAAGACAGGGATGGATTTTGTTGAGAGAAGTGCTATCATGCTTAACTCTGCAGACGTCTTGGTAGTTTTGGGTGGAGGAATTGGTACCATGGTGGAAGCATTAATGGCATATGACTACTCAAAGCCTATAGTTATCATAGTGGATACGGGATATGCAAGCGATAGATTAGAGCTTTTGGCTATTGATGGCTATTTCGATCATAAAAAACTTGTAAAGGTTAAGTTTACAAAAAGTGTAAAAGAGGCTGTCAAGTTTGCTATAGAACTCGCTAAATAA
- a CDS encoding TIGR00269 family protein → MKCTKCGRDAVYYAKYEGKFYCHKHFNEMVESKVKQTVRKYALIKRGDRIAVGVSGGKDSVVLLHILHKLSQKFPFEIVAITIDEGIEGYRPESVEIAKRNAEKLGIEHRIYSFKEYIGFSLDETVSIMGSFEKRERVGACSYCGVWRRWLINYAAQDVEADKLAVGHNLDDEVQMFLMNIMRGDVARLGRTGPYYEVIHEGLVPRIKPLREVPEKEIVLYAILNNIEADFSECPYAIEAFRAEIRDWVNEMEEKHPGTKYQILRSYDKMFPLLAKAYAHRDLNRCKICGQPTTGEICKACNFRLQVQQRQRKKE, encoded by the coding sequence ATGAAGTGCACAAAATGTGGAAGGGATGCCGTATATTATGCTAAGTATGAAGGCAAGTTTTATTGTCACAAACATTTTAATGAAATGGTCGAGAGCAAAGTAAAGCAAACTGTAAGGAAATACGCTTTGATTAAGAGAGGAGATAGAATAGCAGTTGGCGTGAGTGGTGGAAAGGATAGTGTTGTCTTGCTTCACATTCTCCACAAATTGAGCCAAAAGTTTCCGTTTGAAATAGTTGCGATCACCATAGATGAGGGAATAGAGGGTTACAGGCCCGAAAGTGTTGAGATTGCCAAGAGAAATGCTGAAAAACTTGGAATTGAGCATAGAATTTATTCGTTTAAAGAATATATTGGCTTCTCTCTGGATGAAACTGTCAGTATAATGGGGAGCTTTGAAAAACGAGAACGTGTGGGGGCCTGTTCTTATTGTGGCGTATGGAGGAGGTGGCTTATAAACTATGCGGCTCAAGATGTAGAAGCCGATAAACTAGCTGTTGGGCACAATCTAGATGATGAAGTGCAAATGTTTCTTATGAATATAATGAGAGGAGATGTTGCAAGACTTGGTAGGACTGGCCCATATTATGAGGTGATCCATGAGGGGCTTGTTCCAAGAATAAAACCCCTTAGAGAAGTTCCGGAGAAGGAAATAGTTCTCTATGCAATCTTAAACAACATTGAAGCCGATTTTAGTGAATGTCCGTATGCTATAGAGGCCTTTAGAGCCGAAATAAGGGATTGGGTAAATGAAATGGAGGAGAAACATCCTGGAACCAAGTATCAAATTTTGAGGAGTTATGATAAAATGTTCCCTCTCCTGGCAAAGGCTTATGCTCATAGAGATCTTAATCGCTGTAAAATTTGTGGTCAACCTACAACGGGGGAAATTTGTAAAGCATGCAATTTTAGACTTCAAGTTCAACAAAGGCAAAGAAAAAAGGAATAA
- a CDS encoding radical SAM protein, with product MKIEPLHEREDEKIKCLVCERKCVLSPNKTGLCKNYINIDGKLLHIGYGKLSAIESRPIEIKPFFHYYPNSTALTFSGFGCNFYCPWCQNYHLSFSDLPQNPKETSPEELVELALRKGDNGLCASFNEPTTLYTYLLDVFALGKKKGLYNCLVTNGYFTHRALRRLIENGASGFSIDIKGCPKMKVLGTIDNKNVFRNAREAIKLGAHVEMVYLVVTNTNDFEECYRWIFKKHMELLGEDTPLHINRYYPMNYWREKETPVERLLMLKEVAQREYNLNYVYIGNIGSIKHETTYCPKCGEKLIIRSAYRVLTWRLTKDNKCPKCGTKIPIYGEFKPF from the coding sequence ATGAAAATCGAACCCCTGCATGAGAGAGAAGATGAAAAAATCAAATGTCTTGTTTGTGAAAGAAAATGTGTACTTAGTCCAAATAAAACAGGGCTGTGTAAAAATTACATAAATATAGATGGAAAACTACTCCATATTGGCTATGGAAAGTTAAGTGCCATTGAAAGTAGGCCTATTGAAATAAAACCCTTCTTTCACTACTATCCAAACAGCACAGCTTTAACCTTCTCAGGATTTGGATGCAACTTTTATTGTCCATGGTGTCAAAACTATCACCTAAGTTTTTCTGACCTACCACAAAATCCTAAAGAGACCTCGCCAGAAGAACTTGTGGAGTTAGCCCTAAGAAAAGGGGATAACGGGTTATGTGCAAGTTTTAATGAACCCACCACACTCTATACTTATCTCCTAGACGTCTTCGCACTTGGGAAGAAGAAAGGCCTTTATAACTGCCTTGTGACAAATGGATATTTCACCCATAGGGCACTGAGAAGATTAATTGAAAACGGAGCTTCTGGTTTTAGCATTGACATAAAAGGATGTCCAAAAATGAAGGTTCTTGGAACAATTGACAATAAAAATGTATTCAGAAACGCAAGAGAGGCCATAAAGCTAGGAGCTCATGTCGAGATGGTATACTTGGTTGTGACGAATACAAATGATTTTGAAGAGTGTTATAGGTGGATCTTCAAAAAGCACATGGAATTGCTTGGAGAAGACACCCCTCTCCATATAAACCGCTATTATCCCATGAATTACTGGAGGGAGAAAGAAACGCCTGTAGAGAGATTGCTGATGTTAAAAGAGGTGGCCCAAAGGGAGTACAACTTAAACTATGTCTACATTGGAAATATCGGCTCAATTAAACACGAAACTACTTACTGTCCAAAATGTGGAGAGAAACTTATAATTCGCTCCGCTTACAGGGTTTTAACATGGCGACTGACAAAAGATAATAAATGCCCAAAATGTGGAACTAAAATCCCCATCTATGGAGAATTCAAGCCATTTTGA